CGGTGCCGACTTGTCGAAGCCGTACATGTGCTCGATTTCCTTGATCAGCGCCGGGTCCAGGCCTTGCGCGCCGCGATAGGCGGAGCCGGCCACCGACACTTCGGCACCGCCGCCGGCGATGCGGCTGGTGGCACCTTCGAAGCCTTCGAGCTTGGCGATCATCTGCTCCACCGGCCCGCCGGGCGCGGCCTGGATGATCACGAAATTGATCAGCAGAATGCCGAACAGGGTCGGGATGATCAGCAACAGTCGCCGAAAAATATACGCCAGCATCTGATTACTCCGTGCCCACAGGGTCGGCTTGCAGTTGGGTTTCGACTTCTACCGCGGGTTTCGTATCGGGTTTGACCCACCAGGTATTAATGCCGATGTCGTATTTGGGGGAGACTTTCGGATGGCCGATGTGGTTCCAGTACGCCACGCGCCAGCTCTTGATGTGCCAGTTGGGGATCACGTAGTAGCCCCATTGCAGCACACGGTCCAGGGCCCGGGCGTGGGCCACCAGGCTTTTGCGCGAGTCGGCGTTGATCAGGTTCTCGACCAGATGATCGACCACTGGGTCCTTCAGGCCCATTGAGTTGCGGCTGCTCGGCTTGTCGGCGGCGGCGCTCATCCAGAATTCGCGCTGCTCGTTGCCCGGCGAGTTGGATTGCGGAAAGCTGCCGACGATCATGTCGAAGTCCCGCGAACGCACACGGTTGACGTATTGCGAGACGTCGACGCGGCGGATCACCAGATCGATGCCAAGGTCCGCGAGGTTGCGTTTGAACGGCAGCAGCACCCGTTCGAATTCGGTCTGGGCCAGCAGAAATTCGATGACCACCGGTTTGCCAGTGGCGTCGACCATTTTGTCGTCGACGATCTTCCAGCCGGCCTCTTGCAACAATTGATAGGCCTCACGTTGTTGCAGGCGAATCATGCCACTGGCGTCGGTTTTCGGGTTTTCGAAAGCTTCGCTGAACACCTGCGCCGGGAGTTGGCGGCGGAACGGGTCGAGGATCGCCAGCTGATCGGCGTCCGGCAGGCCGGTGGCGGCCATTTCCGAGTTCTCGAAGTAACTGCGAGTGCGCACGTAGGCACCGTTGAACAGTTGCTTGTTGGTCCATTCGAAGTCGAGCAGCAGACCGAGTGCCTGACGCACGCGAACGTCCTGGAACACCGGCCGGCGCAGGTTGAAGACGAAGCCCTGCATGCCGGTCGGGTTGCCGTTGGGAATCAGCTCCTTGACCAATCGGCCCTCGGTGACGGCCGGGATGTTGTAGGCGTTGGCCCAATTCTTCGCGGTCATTTCCAGCCAGTAGTCGAACTGCCCGGCCTTCAGCGCTTCCAGCGCGACGGTGTTGTCGCGGTAGTAGTCGGTGGTCAGCACGTCGAAGTTGTAGAAGCCGCGATTGACCGGCAGGTCCTTGCCCCAGTAATCCTTCACCCGCTCGTAACGCACCGAGCGCCCGGCCTTCACTTCGGCGACCTTGTACGGGCCGCTGCCCAGCGGGATTTCCAGGTTGCCCTTGTTGAAGTCGCGACTGGCCCACCAGTGTTTGGGCAGCACCGGCAACTGGCCGAGGATCAGCGGCAGCTCGCGATTGTTGTTGTGCTTGAACTTGAACAGCACCGTGAGCGGGTCTTCGGCGACGGCTGCCTCGACGTCGCTGTAGTAGCCGCGAAACATCGGCGAGCCTTCCTTGGTCAGGGTCTCGAAGCTGAACACCACGTCTTCGGCCCGCACCGGGTGGCCGTCATGGAAACGCGCTTCGGGGCGCAGGTAGAAGCGCACCCAACTGTTGTCCGGGGCCTTTTCGATCTTGCTGGCGACCAGGCCGTATTCGGTGAATGGCTCGTCGAGACTGTGCTTGGTCAGTGTGTCGTAGATCTGCCCGACATCGTCCGCCGGCACGCCTTTGCTGATGAATGGATTGAGGCTGTCGAAGCCGCCAAAACCGGCCTGACGGAAGATCCCGCCCTTGGGCGCGTCGGCGTTCACGTAATCGAAGTGCTTGAAGTCGGCGGGGTATTTCGGCGGCTCGTTGTACAGCGTCACGGCGTGTTGCGGGGCGGCGCAGGCCAGCCCGGCGAACAACAGGCCGCAAGCCTGCACGAGCAGGGTGCGAACGGCGTTCATTGACCTTTCTCCGAAGATTTCAGCCACCACGCGCTCAGGCCCAGGGTGTAGGGCGGCGTGCTGACGAAGGCGAACCGGTTACGGTACGCCAGACGGTGATAATTGAGGTACCAGTTGGGAATGCTGTAGTGCTGCCAGAGCAGCACGCGGTCCAGCGCCTTGCCGGCGGCGACCTGTTCATCGCGGGTACGGGCGGCGAGCAATTGCTCAAGCAGATGATCGACCACCGGGTTGGCGATGCCCGCGTAATTCTTGCTGCCCTTGACCCCGACCTGACTGGAGTGGAAGTACTGCCACTGCTCCAGCCCCGGGCTGAGGTTCTGGTTGAGGGTCATCAGGATCATGTCGAAATCGAATTGATCCAGACGTTGTTTGTATTGGGCGCGATCCACCGTGCGCAGCCGCGCGTCTATGCCGATGCTGTTGAGGTTCTCGATGTACGGCTGAAGGATCCGCTCAAGATTCGGATTGACCAGCAGCAGTTCAAAACTCAGCGGTTGGCCGGCAGCGTTCTGCAAACGCTGGCCATTGAGCTTCCAGCCGGCCTCGGCCAACAGTGCCAGGGCCTTGCGCATGGTTTCTCGGGGAATGCCGCGCCCGTCGGTCTGCGGCAGCGTGAACGGCTCGGTGAACAGCCGGGCCGGCAGTTGATCCTTGTAGGGTTTGAGCATCAGCCATTCGTGACCGACCGGCAGCCCGCTGGCGCTGAATTCACTGTTGGGGTAGTAACTGGTGGTGCGCTTGTAGGCGTCGCTGAACAGCGCGCGGTTGGTCCACTCGAAGTCGAACATCAGGCCCAGCGCCTCACGCACCTTCACCTCGGCGAAGGTCGGGCGGCGAGTGTTCATGAACAGGCCCTGGCTCTGGGTCGGGATCTGATGCGGGATCTGTGCCTTGATCACGTCGCCACGTCGGATCGCCGGGAAGTTGTAGCCGTTGGCCCAGTTCTTCGCCTGATGCTCGATGTAGATGTCGAACTCGCCCGCCTTGAAGGCTTCGAAGGCCACGTCGCTGTCGCGGTAGAACTCGACTTCCATGCGATCGAAGTTGTACTTGCCGCGATTGACCGGCAAGTCCTTGCCCCAGTAATCCTTGACCCGTTCGAACACCAGTTGCCGGCCTGGCGTCACCGAGGTGATGCGGTAAGGGCCGCTGCCCAGTGGCGGCTCGAAGGTGGTGGCCTTGAAGTCGCGGCCCTTCCAGTAATGCTGAGGCAGCACCGGCAACTCGCCCAGGCGCAGGATCAGCAGCGGATTGCCCGAGCGTTTCATCACGAAACGGATGCGCTGCGGGTTGAGGATGTCGACCCGCAACACTTCCTGAAGGGCGGTGCGATACAGCGGGTGACCTTCCTTGAGCAACAGGCGATAGGAGAACGCCACATCGTACGCGGTGATCGGCGTGCCGTCGTGAAAGCGTGCTTCCGGGCGCAGGTTGAACACCACCCAGCTACGGTCTTCGCTGTATTCCACCGACTGGGCGATCAGGCCATAACTGGAGGCCGGTTCATCGCCGGACGGTGAATACTGGCCGGTGCCGACCATCAGTGGCTCGTTCAGCTCGTTGATGCCGTATTGCAGGAAATTCGGGGTGGTGACCGGGCTGGTGCCCTTGAAGGTGTAGGGATTGAGCGTATCGAAGGTGCCAAACGCCATCACCCGCAAAGTACCGCCCTTGGGCGCTTGCGGGTTGACCCAGTCGAAGTGGGTAAATCTGGCCGGGTACTTGAGCGTGCCGAACTGCGCATAACCGTGACTTTCGGTGATCGTCGCGCTGACGGGGGAGCTCAAGGCCAGGCTGATCAGGAGCAGGAGGAGGGGACGCTTCAAGTCAGATCCGATCCAGGCGGCTTGGGCTTTGTGGGCCGTACAGTAACAGCTTGTATGGACAGGAAAAAGACAGGGGGTTAATGCGCGGTTAATTGTGGGAGTTGCTAGCGTCGAAGGCAAAAAATGACAGGCGAAAAAAAGCCCCTGAAATTCAGGGGCTCTTTATCAGTGCGGCTGGTAAACCGTGAGCATCTGCCCAGGCTTGAGCGCCTTGCCGGCGCCCGGGTTCCAGCGTTTGAGATGCTGCATCTCGACGTTGAAACGCTTGGCCACCACGTACAGCGTGTCGCCTTGCTTGACCTTGTATTGGGTCTGTTTCTGGTTGTCGGTCTTGCTGCTGGTCTTGCTGTTGGCCGCCAGCACTGTGTTGATGCGTCCGCCGCTGGTGTTGCGGGCCGGCGTGCGCTTGGTGGTGTCCCGCATGACCAGGGTCTGGCCGACCTTGAGGTTCTTGCCGGTCAGCTTGTTCCAGTGTTGCAGGTTCTTGACGTCGACCTTGTTGGCCTTGGCGATGGACGCGAGGTTGTCACCGCGTTTGACTCGGTAAGCACGCTTGAGCTTGGCGACTTCGGTCGGATCGGCACCTTCGAAGACCGGTTTCAGCGAACGAGGGCTGATCAGTTCTTCAGGACGCATGGTCTGCAGGCTGGCGGTCAGCAGTTGCGCCTTCGAGGTCGGCACCAGCAGGTGCTGCGGGCCGTCGATGGTGGTGCGCTGCTTGAAGGCCGGGTTGAGCTGGAACAGCTCGTCTTCGTCGATGTTGGCCACCGCTGCGACCTTGGACAGGTCCATGCGCTGGTTGATTTCGACGACCTGGAAATACGGTTCGTTGGCGATCGGGTTGAGGTTCACCCCGTAGGCTTCCGGCGACAGCACCACTTGCGACAGCGCCAGCAGTTTGGGCACGTAGGCCTGGGTCTCTGCCGGCAGCGGCAGGTTCCAGTAGTCGGTCGGCAGACCCAGCTTTTCGTTGCGCTCGATGGCGCGGCTGACCGTGCCTTCGCCGGCGTTGTAGGCCGCCAGGGCCAGCAGCCAGTCACCGTTGAACATGTCGTGCAGACGGGTCAGGTAATCCATCGCCGCTGTGGTCGAGGCGGTGATGTCGCGACGGCCGTCGTAGAAACGGGTCTGACGCAGGTTGTAGTAACGCCCGGTGGAGGGGATGAATTGCCAGAGACCCACCGCGTCGGCCCGGGAATAGGCCATCGGGTTGTAGGCGCTTTCAATCACTGGCAGCAGGGCCAGTTCCAGCGGCATGTTGCGTTCTTCGAGGCGCTCGACGATGTAATGAATGTAGAGGCTGCCGCGTTCGCCGGCGTTTTCGAGAAAGGAAGGGTTACTGGCGAACCACAGGCGCTGTTGTTCGATGCGCGGGTTCACGCCCAGGCCGTCCTGGAGCTGGAAACCGCCGCGCATGCGTTCCCAGATGTCCTGGGGCACCTGCGGGCTGGGCTTCTCGGACAACCAGATGGGCTTCTGCTTGGCTCGCGCAGCAATGTTCGGCGTATGAGTCGCTTCAGTCTGCGGAGCATGGCTGGAACAGCCCGCCAGCGTGGCGGACACAGCCACCGCGATGGCTTGCGCCAGGCGGGTCAATGCGTCTGAATTGACGGACTTACGTATGGATGACGACATTGGCTGGAAGTAAGTTCCGGGCAAAAATGTCGGGGGATTCTAGAAAGCGCACCCCTTGCGGTCAACCATTGAGAGTTTTTGTACCAAGTGGTGAACGGCTTAGAACTTATCTTTCCAAGCCCGCAGAGCCGCAAAAACCTCACTCGGCGCCCGGTTTTGAGCGCCATTCCGTTCGTCCACTTTTTGTGTAACTAATGTTTCACTGGTACGCAAAAACGGGTTTGTGAGCTTTTCCAGGGCAATGGTCGAGGGCAGGGTCATGACCCCTTTCTGCCGTTGCTGGGTGACTTTTTCCAGACGGGCGGCAATGTTCGGGTTGCCAGGTTCCACGGCGGCGGCAAATTTCAGGTTGCTCAGGGTGTATTCGTGAGTGCAGTAGACCAGCGTGTCCTCCGGCAATGCCGCCAGACGACCGAGCGAATGGTGCATCTGCTCCGGTGTGCCTTCGAACAGCCGGCCACAACCGGCGGCGAACAGGGTGTCGCCGCAGAACAACAGGCCGTGGTGGTAATAGGCGATGTGCCCCAGGGTATGGCCGGGAACGGCGTAGACATCGAAGTCCCAGCCGAGCACACGAACCTTGTCGTTGTCCTTGAGGGCTACGTCTCGTCCCGGAATGCTTTCGCTGGCCGGACCGTAAACGGTGGCGCCCGTAGCCTTTTTAAGTGTCTCGACACCGCCGACATGGTCGTGATGATGATGAGTGATCAGAATGTCGCCAAGCACCCAGCCCGGATGCGCGGCGAGCCACGCCTGCACAGGGGCGGCATCTCCCGGATCGACCACCGCGCAACGCTGGGTGGCATGATCCTGTAACAACCAGATGTAGTTGTCGGTGAAGGCGGGCAGGGCACTGATCTGTATCATCTTCGGATTCGCCAAGCAGGTAACATTGGCGCATCTTAGAGGTTCCTGGCGTGTTGGAGAATGCAATGATCGATAAAGCGTTCGCTCAGGCCGATCCAGACTGGCTCGCGCTGATCGGTGCAGCGCGTGAATGGCTGTCCGGCCCCCTCGGGCAATTTCTGTTGGACGAGGAACGCCGCATGCTCGAAGACGAGCTGGGCCGGTTCTTCGGCGGTTATCTGGTGCATTACGGCCCGTCCGCCGAAACACCGCCGTCGGCGCCGCAAGTGCAGCGCAACGTGCGACTTGGCGCGCCGTTGCCCGGTGTCGAGATCGTCTGCGAAGAGCAGGCCTGGCCGTTGAGCGAGCACGCCGCCGACGTGGTGGTGTTGCAGCACGGTCTGGATTTCTGCCTGTCGCCCCATGGCTTGCTGCGTGAAGCGGCCAGCAGCGTGCGCCCCGGCGGGCACCTGCTGATCGTCGGCATCAATCCCTGGAGCACCTGGGGCCTGCGTCATGTGTTCGCCCATGACGCCTTGCATCAGGCGCGCTGCATCTCGCCGTCGCGGGTGGCCGACTGGCTCAACCTGCTGGGCTTCGCGCTGGAGAAACGCCGCTTCGGGTGCTATCGTCCGCCGCTCGCGTCACCCAAGTGGCAGGCCCGTCTGGCCGGCTGGGAACGCAAGGCTGGCGACTGGCAACTGTCGGGCGGCGGCTTTTATCTGTTGGTCGCGCGCAAGATCGTTGTCGGCCTGCGTCCGGTGCGTCAGGAGCGCCGCGAACCGATGGGCAAGCTGATTCCGCTGCCGATGGCCAAGGTCAATCGCCGCCGTATCGAACCGTAAACCTTCTTTTATTTGTGGCCGGGTCTGTCCCGGCCTCGGCCATCGTCGATCCGTGATCGGCGGGGCCCCGCATTTTTTCTGGATAGATTGGCATGAGCGAAAGCGTCGATAGCGTAGAACTGTTCACTGACGGCGCCTGCAAGGGCAACCCCGGCCCGGGTGGCTGGGGCGCCTTGCTGGTGTGCAAGGGCGTCGAAAAGGAACTGTGGGGCGGCGAAGCCAACACCACCAACAACCGCATGGAACTGCTCGGTGCTATTCGCGGCCTGGAAGCCCTCAAGCGTCCTTGCGAAGTGCTGCTGGTGACCGACTCGCAATACGTGATGAAAGGCATCAACGAGTGGATGGCCAACTGGAAGAAACGCGGCTGGAAAACCGCCGCCAAAGAGCCAGTAAAAAACGCCGACCTGTGGAAAGAGCTGGACGAGCAGGTCAACCGCCACAACGTCACCTGGAAATGGGTACGCGGCCACATCGGCCACCACGGCAACGAACGCGCCGACCAGTTGGCCAACCGTGGGGTGGATGAGATTCGCGGTTACAAGCAGGACTGATCACAGCATCAAAATGGCGCTGGCCAGTTGCAGGTCGGTGGAAGGCAGTTCTGGCAACAGGCTGCGAATCCGCTGGAATGCCGCTTCCATCTGCGCACCGCGAATCTCCCCGTTGCTGGCAACAAACGCCGCCGCATCATCCTTGGCGGCCAGCACGATTTTGTCGTCCTTGAACGAACCGCTGGTGCCTTTGCTGGAACTGAGCGTAAGGCTCATGGTGATGTCGGTGCTGATGACGAAGCTGGTGGCGTGCGCGTCGGCCATCAGCAAACAGCCGCCGAGCAGTAAAATCCGTGCAGTTTTCATGAGGTGCCTGAGTCCGTGAGAAACAAGCCGCGCACGCTAACAAGCCGGTTTCCCCCAGACTTTATGAACATTGCTAATGATTGTTAAAAACTGCATGAGCGCCGATCACCCGCCCGTGGGCGACGCGCACCATGAGCGTGTTAACATCGCCGTTTTTGTACGATTGACCCCGTTGAGAGCTGAACACTGATGGCCACCAGATCCGTTGTACTCGATACCGAAACCACCGGCATGCCGGTGACCGACGGCCACCGGATTATCGAAATCGGTTGTGTCGAGCTGATCGGTCGGCGCCTGACGGGCCGGCACTTTCACGTTTACCTGCAACCGGACCGCGAGAGTGACGAAGGCGCGATCGGCGTCCACGGCATCACCAACGAATTCCTCGTCGGCAAGCCGCGCTTTGCCGAAGTGGCCGATGAGTTCTTCGAGTTCATCAACGGCGCGCAACTGATCATCCATAACGCGGCGTTCGACGTTGGCTTCATCAACAACGAATTCGCCCTGATGGGCCAGCAGGATCGTGCTGACATCACGCAGCACTGCACGATCCTCGACACCCTGATGATGGCCCGGGAACGTCACCCGGGTCAGCGCAACAGCCTCGATGCCCTGTGCAAACGCTATGGCGTCGACAACTCCGGCCGCGAGCTGCATGGCGCATTGCTCGACTCGGAGATTCTCGCCGACGTCTACCTGACCATGACCGGTGGCCAGACCAGCCTGTCGCTGGCCGGCAACGCCTCCGACGGCAACGGAACCGGCAACGGTGCGGATAACTCCGCCACCGAAATCCGCCGTCTGCCGGCGGATCGTCAGCCGGGGCGGATCATTCGCGCCACCGAAGCCGAGCTGGCCGAGCATCAGGTTCGGCTGGGGATCATCGCAAAGTCGGCCGGCGCACCGGCGTTGTGGACTCAGCTTCTGGAAGCCGAGGCTCAGGCGTAAAGCGCACAGGATCGTCCGAACACTCAGGCCGTGTTCGGACGATCCTTCGTTTTGGCAGTACTGACAACTGGCCACCCTCGCCACATCCGCTCCGACCCTCTACCCTGAGGACATTGGCAGATCACTCTCCGCCGCCTCAGGACACTGAGCCCCATGTACAAAGATCTGAAGTTCCCGGTGTTGATCGTCCACCGCGACATCAAGGCCGACACGGTTGCCGGCGAACGCATTCGCGGTATCGCCCATGAACTGGAGCAGGAAGGTTTCAGCATCGTTTCGGCCACGGATTACACCGAGGGTCGGCTGGTGGCTTCGACCCACCACGGTCTGGCGTGCATGTTGATCGCCGCCGAAGATGCGAGCACCAATTCCCATTTGTTGCAGAACATGGCCGAACTGATCGGTCTGGCCCGCGTGCGGGCGCCGGACTTGCCAATCTTCGCGCTGGGTGAGCAGGTCACTTTGGAGAACGCCCCGGCCGATGCCATGGCCGAGCTCAATCAGTTGCGCGGCATTCTCTATCTGTTCGAAGACACCGTGCCGTTTCTCGCCCGGCAAGTGGCGCGGGCAGCGCGCAAGTATCTGGATGGGCTATTGCCGCCGTTCTTCAAGGCCTTGGTGCAGCACACTGCGGACTCCAACTATTCCTGGCACACCCCGGGCCATGGCGGCGGTGTGGCGTATCACAAAAGTCCGGTGGGGCAGGCGTTTCATCAGTTCTTCGGTGAAAACACCCTGCGTTCGGACTTGTCGGTGTCGGTGCCGGAGCTGGGTTCGTTGCTCGATCACACCGGGCCTTTGGCCGAGGCAGAAGCAAGGGCTGCGCGCAATTTTGGCGCCGATCACACCTTTTTCGTGATCAATGGCACCTCGACTGCCAACAAGATCGTCTGGCACTCCATGGTCGGGCGCGATGATCTGGTGCTGGTGGATCGCAACTGTCACAAGTCGGTGTTGCACGCGATCATCATGACCGGGGCGATTCCGCTGTACCTGTGCCCGGAGCGCAATGAGTTGGGGATTATCGGCCCGATCCCGTTGAGCGAATTCAGTCGCGAATCGATCCAGGCCAAGATCGACACCAGTCCACTGACCAAGGGCCGGGAGCCGAAAGTCAAACTCGCCGTCGTCACTAACTCCACCTACGACGGCCTCTGTTACAACGCCGAACTGATCAAGCAGAGTCTGGGCAACAGCGTCGAAGTCCTGCATTTTGACGAAGCCTGGTACGCCTACGCGGCGTTTCACGAATTCTTTGCCGGCCGTTATGGCATGGCCACCTCGCGCAGCGCCGACAGTCCGCTGGTGTTCACCACCCATTCCACCCATAAACTGCTGGCGGCGTTCAGTCAGGCTTCGATGATTCATGTGCAGGACGGCGGTGCGCGGCAACTGGACCGTGACCGGTTCAACGAAGCGTTCATGATGCACATCTCGACGTCGCCGCAGTACAGCATCATCGCTTCGCTGGACGTGGCGTCGGCCATGATGGAAGGCCCGGCCGGGCGTTCGCTGTTGCAGGAAACCTTCGATGAAGCCTTGAGCTTTCGCCGGGCGCTGGCCAATCTGCGTGGGCACATCGACGCCAATGACTGGTGGTTCTCGATCTGGCAGCCACCGGGTGTCGAGGGTATCGATCGGGTGCAGACCGAAGACTGGCTGCTGAAACCCGAGGATGATTGGCACGGTTTCGGCGAGGTCAGCGACAACTACGTGCTGCTCGATCCGATCAAGGTCACTCTGGTGATGCCAGGCCTGACCGCTGGCGGCGCGTTGAGCGACAAGGGGATTCCGGCGGCGGTGGTCAGTCGTTTTCTCTGGGAGCGCGGGCTGGTGGTGGAGAAAACCGGGCTGTATTCGTTCCTGGTGCTGTTCTCGATGGGCATCACCAAGGGCAAGTGGAGCACGCTGTTGACCGAACTGCTGGAGTTCAAGCGCAGCTACGACGCCAACGTCAGTCTCGACACCTGCCTGAAGTGTGTCGCTCAGGAAGCTCCGGCGCGCTATCGCGGCATGGGCCTGCGCGATCTTTGCGACCAGCTCCACGCCTGTTATCGCAGCAATGCCACCGCCAAGCACCTTAAACGCATGTACACCGTGCTGCCGGAAATCGCCATGAAGCCGGCCCACGCCTACGATCAGCTGGTGCGCGGCGAAGTCGAGGCGGTGCCGATCGATGAGCTGGACGGTCGCGTCGCGGCGGTGATGCTAGTGCCGTATCCGCCGGGAATTCCGTTGATCATGCCCGGTGAACGTTTTACCGAATCCACTCGGTCGATCATCGATTACCTGAAATTTGCCCGCACGTTCGATGAGAGTTTTCCGGGTTTCGTGGTCGATGTGCACGGTCTGCAACACGAAGATGAGGGCAATGGACGGCACTACACCGTCGATTGCGTCAAGGAATGAGGGCGTTTCCCAGTATGCAACCGGTCATGAATCCAAAATACCCAGGGCTGTCGGTGCGCGTCGCTGACGATGGCTTTGCCTCGTACATCTGGGGCAGCGATTTCAGTTTCGAAGTCGCCGCCTATGGTGCAGCCGAAATCGGCAAACCCGTCGCGCAGTGGGGCGTGACGCCGATCGTGCCGTATCGCAAGTGCTACGGCATCGATCCCGAGGAGTTCAGTAGTTTTCGCGATGCCGCCGACAGTGCGATTTTTATGGCGTATCTGGAAGATCAGCCGGTGGGGCATCTGGTGATCAGTACCAACTGGAACGGTTTTGCTCACATCGATGAACTGGCGGTACACGCGCCGGCTCGGCGTCACGGTGTGGCCAAGGCATTGCTGGACGTGGCGCAGTTCTGGAGCCGCAAGAAAAAACTGCCGGGGATCATGCTCGAGACCCAGAATAACAACCTCGGTGCCTGTCGTTTGTATGAGCGCTGCGGTTACGTGATTGGTGGCATCGACCATTTGCGTTATCGCGGGATCGACCCGAACACCGCCGAAGTGGCGTTGTTCTGGTATCGAATATTCGATAATCCGCTGGAAAGCCCGATCAGCTCGCCAGCATCGCCGCGGCTTGTTCCGTGACGATCGTGAGCAGGGTCTGGACGGCCGATGGCGGCGCTGCGTGTTTGAAGGTCAGTGCATAGAGGCTGATCGGTACGGCCGGTGACAGAGGGCAGACATCGAGGCCACCAGCGCGGGCGCCGAGAGCGGTGAACGGGTCGACGATGGCCAGGCCTTCACCGGCCTCGACCATGCTGCGCATCATCTGATGGGTCTGCACCCGGGTCTGGATGCTTGGTGCCGGGCGCAAGGCCTGAAGCTTGTGCTCCAGCGCAGGGCTTAACGGGTCCTGGCCTTCGAGGCCGACCATCGCCTGGCCCGCCAGGTCTTGCAGTGAAATGTACTTTTGCTTCGGTTGCAGCCAGCCGTGGGGCGCGAGCAATTGCAGCTTGCCTTGCGCCAG
The sequence above is a segment of the Pseudomonas sp. HS6 genome. Coding sequences within it:
- a CDS encoding extracellular solute-binding protein, with product MNAVRTLLVQACGLLFAGLACAAPQHAVTLYNEPPKYPADFKHFDYVNADAPKGGIFRQAGFGGFDSLNPFISKGVPADDVGQIYDTLTKHSLDEPFTEYGLVASKIEKAPDNSWVRFYLRPEARFHDGHPVRAEDVVFSFETLTKEGSPMFRGYYSDVEAAVAEDPLTVLFKFKHNNNRELPLILGQLPVLPKHWWASRDFNKGNLEIPLGSGPYKVAEVKAGRSVRYERVKDYWGKDLPVNRGFYNFDVLTTDYYRDNTVALEALKAGQFDYWLEMTAKNWANAYNIPAVTEGRLVKELIPNGNPTGMQGFVFNLRRPVFQDVRVRQALGLLLDFEWTNKQLFNGAYVRTRSYFENSEMAATGLPDADQLAILDPFRRQLPAQVFSEAFENPKTDASGMIRLQQREAYQLLQEAGWKIVDDKMVDATGKPVVIEFLLAQTEFERVLLPFKRNLADLGIDLVIRRVDVSQYVNRVRSRDFDMIVGSFPQSNSPGNEQREFWMSAAADKPSSRNSMGLKDPVVDHLVENLINADSRKSLVAHARALDRVLQWGYYVIPNWHIKSWRVAYWNHIGHPKVSPKYDIGINTWWVKPDTKPAVEVETQLQADPVGTE
- a CDS encoding extracellular solute-binding protein, which gives rise to MKRPLLLLLISLALSSPVSATITESHGYAQFGTLKYPARFTHFDWVNPQAPKGGTLRVMAFGTFDTLNPYTFKGTSPVTTPNFLQYGINELNEPLMVGTGQYSPSGDEPASSYGLIAQSVEYSEDRSWVVFNLRPEARFHDGTPITAYDVAFSYRLLLKEGHPLYRTALQEVLRVDILNPQRIRFVMKRSGNPLLILRLGELPVLPQHYWKGRDFKATTFEPPLGSGPYRITSVTPGRQLVFERVKDYWGKDLPVNRGKYNFDRMEVEFYRDSDVAFEAFKAGEFDIYIEHQAKNWANGYNFPAIRRGDVIKAQIPHQIPTQSQGLFMNTRRPTFAEVKVREALGLMFDFEWTNRALFSDAYKRTTSYYPNSEFSASGLPVGHEWLMLKPYKDQLPARLFTEPFTLPQTDGRGIPRETMRKALALLAEAGWKLNGQRLQNAAGQPLSFELLLVNPNLERILQPYIENLNSIGIDARLRTVDRAQYKQRLDQFDFDMILMTLNQNLSPGLEQWQYFHSSQVGVKGSKNYAGIANPVVDHLLEQLLAARTRDEQVAAGKALDRVLLWQHYSIPNWYLNYHRLAYRNRFAFVSTPPYTLGLSAWWLKSSEKGQ
- a CDS encoding transglycosylase SLT domain-containing protein, whose translation is MSSSIRKSVNSDALTRLAQAIAVAVSATLAGCSSHAPQTEATHTPNIAARAKQKPIWLSEKPSPQVPQDIWERMRGGFQLQDGLGVNPRIEQQRLWFASNPSFLENAGERGSLYIHYIVERLEERNMPLELALLPVIESAYNPMAYSRADAVGLWQFIPSTGRYYNLRQTRFYDGRRDITASTTAAMDYLTRLHDMFNGDWLLALAAYNAGEGTVSRAIERNEKLGLPTDYWNLPLPAETQAYVPKLLALSQVVLSPEAYGVNLNPIANEPYFQVVEINQRMDLSKVAAVANIDEDELFQLNPAFKQRTTIDGPQHLLVPTSKAQLLTASLQTMRPEELISPRSLKPVFEGADPTEVAKLKRAYRVKRGDNLASIAKANKVDVKNLQHWNKLTGKNLKVGQTLVMRDTTKRTPARNTSGGRINTVLAANSKTSSKTDNQKQTQYKVKQGDTLYVVAKRFNVEMQHLKRWNPGAGKALKPGQMLTVYQPH
- the gloB gene encoding hydroxyacylglutathione hydrolase, whose amino-acid sequence is MIQISALPAFTDNYIWLLQDHATQRCAVVDPGDAAPVQAWLAAHPGWVLGDILITHHHHDHVGGVETLKKATGATVYGPASESIPGRDVALKDNDKVRVLGWDFDVYAVPGHTLGHIAYYHHGLLFCGDTLFAAGCGRLFEGTPEQMHHSLGRLAALPEDTLVYCTHEYTLSNLKFAAAVEPGNPNIAARLEKVTQQRQKGVMTLPSTIALEKLTNPFLRTSETLVTQKVDERNGAQNRAPSEVFAALRAWKDKF
- a CDS encoding methyltransferase domain-containing protein, giving the protein MIDKAFAQADPDWLALIGAAREWLSGPLGQFLLDEERRMLEDELGRFFGGYLVHYGPSAETPPSAPQVQRNVRLGAPLPGVEIVCEEQAWPLSEHAADVVVLQHGLDFCLSPHGLLREAASSVRPGGHLLIVGINPWSTWGLRHVFAHDALHQARCISPSRVADWLNLLGFALEKRRFGCYRPPLASPKWQARLAGWERKAGDWQLSGGGFYLLVARKIVVGLRPVRQERREPMGKLIPLPMAKVNRRRIEP
- the rnhA gene encoding ribonuclease HI; this encodes MSESVDSVELFTDGACKGNPGPGGWGALLVCKGVEKELWGGEANTTNNRMELLGAIRGLEALKRPCEVLLVTDSQYVMKGINEWMANWKKRGWKTAAKEPVKNADLWKELDEQVNRHNVTWKWVRGHIGHHGNERADQLANRGVDEIRGYKQD
- a CDS encoding DUF2388 domain-containing protein is translated as MKTARILLLGGCLLMADAHATSFVISTDITMSLTLSSSKGTSGSFKDDKIVLAAKDDAAAFVASNGEIRGAQMEAAFQRIRSLLPELPSTDLQLASAILML
- the dnaQ gene encoding DNA polymerase III subunit epsilon; translated protein: MATRSVVLDTETTGMPVTDGHRIIEIGCVELIGRRLTGRHFHVYLQPDRESDEGAIGVHGITNEFLVGKPRFAEVADEFFEFINGAQLIIHNAAFDVGFINNEFALMGQQDRADITQHCTILDTLMMARERHPGQRNSLDALCKRYGVDNSGRELHGALLDSEILADVYLTMTGGQTSLSLAGNASDGNGTGNGADNSATEIRRLPADRQPGRIIRATEAELAEHQVRLGIIAKSAGAPALWTQLLEAEAQA